TGTCAAATGCTCAAATGTCACTTGTCAGTTGTCATTGTCATTAACCTTTGGAATTGGAGGTTAtgttttctgtaaaataaaaaatagattttatgcaaaatactgatagaaaataatattattgtattgttaataaaaaatgtcatattaaaTACCGCAACTATGATGAACTCACTACAAAACACCGTAAAATGTAAGTATGGAACAGgttatttcttattattgattaaagtaaccaaatttttaacataaaatcgTGTGTATTTCCAGATTTACGGCTAGTAAACTTAAAAACAGCACTGACCACTTTAAAGGAATGCAATAATACTACAACGAAGTCAAAGATAAACGTAATTTCAAAAGCAAAATCTTTGTCTTTTACGCCTCGTTCTATCAATTTTGAGATCAATGAGCAGCCCAATGGAGTAAAGAGGAAGCAAGATCCTCTCACCTATGTCCCCATAGTGAATCCTCGGTCTATATTGCCTCTGATTGACTCTAATTGGAGGAAGGACGAGATAGGCTTGCCTCCTATACAACAAGAAGAGAAGCAAGCGGTCCGTTTGATTGTAATTCGACGTAAAAAGATGAAGAAACATCAGAGGAGGAAGCTGTGGAAGAGGATGAGGTTTCGCTGGGCTCgggtaaatatattatttcaatgttttaaaataaatcggccttgttgatccagtggtttgacggccgcgtggcgcagtgggtagtgaccctgctgttctgcatccacggccgtgggttcgattcccacaactggaaaatatttgtgtgatgagcatgggtgttttttcagtgtctgtgtgtatttatacattatataagtatttatatgtagtatataattgtatattaatattataatatcaactatcttagcacccataacacaagctactatgtatatttatttattttatttatttagtggtTAGCCTGTGTGGTTGTGGTTAAAGAAGTCCTGGGTTGGAtcatgagatactgagtttttctttcttttaagataaattcACCTACACCCCTGTGAATCTGAGtgtaatgaatttaacattatcaccctaatgtCATGTTGTAAGTTAGAATAAACAGTGTGGTCAGCAATGGTATAACTATTCTCTGAAGACTGGCAAATTCATCAAATAAGGGCCCAGAAAAATTGTCACATCATTTTGTTTAACAGTAAGATAAAACTCTTAAGTCATACGCTAGGCCCATGGTATTGTCAGGCCAAGTTCAAAAAAAGCCTAGCCTCAAAGGAGACGGATAAGTTGGAGAACTATTTAAGTAACTTCTGAGTAAGTCAGCCTCACAGAGAACCAGCCTACTTCCTTGTTGTCTCATAAGATGAAGCTCTGTATATTGCAACTATAGATATGATGCAATAAacttaaatctatatatataaaacaaagttgtgttagttactccacttataactcaagaacggctgaaccgatttagctgaaaattggcagggaggtagtttaaagccaggagaaggacataggatacttttttttttggggtagggtaagggtagggtaggggtatggtaggggtagggtagaggtagttgaaagtttacatcgagtttcacgtggacgaagtcgcgggcgttcgcaaGTTGTTAAATATAATAGAGAGATACTTGACTTTTTTACTATTCAGTATTtccattacaattattatattatatttttattttatttccaggTAAAGAAAAACCGTCGCATAAAAAAGGAGAAGATCTTCCAGCATGAACTGCTGTCTATGGTGAAGCAAGCAAACGAGTTCTCGGCAGAGCAGTACGTGTCTGCTAAGCTGCAGAAAGCCAACCACACTCCGCTGCCCACGCGCTGGCGACACAAGCGGCTGCCGGAGTTCATCATCAGACAACTGCTGGGCATTGATAAgaaaattaactataaacatactGATGTTTATAAAGCGTGAATTTgtatagttaaatatttaatatagtgTTATAGTAATGTTCCAGTTATTATTATCCCGTCAACCTGCTTTAGAATAGTGTGGTGGGTCCAAGTTCCATAACcttctcctataaagagggagggCCTGGCTATGTAGTGGGCCggtaaaatatgctgataatgattatatttaCATGAATGCCTTGTTGATCCAGAGGTAAACCTTTGCAGCTTAGAATTTCGAGGTCCTGGTTTTGAGTCTTGTTTAGCTGTGTATTAAGCTGAAGTGAATcattcaagaaattttcaggaGTAGCCCTGAAGGTGAAACAGCAATGTCTTAACTTTCATTAATTTGGGAACTTAGAAAGCATTTTAAGCTTTTAGTCCTATTTATTGTGATTtaaagataaatttattattatttatggttATTTTTATAAGCCGAAAAAATCAAAGGTTCCCactgaatttgtgaaaaaactgaaTATCCCGCGTGGGTTAAAATAGCTCCTCGGTAAACAGCCCAGGTCTCCTATcgaagtggcatgtcgattctctttctacgatcgctaacgcttcgaaaactagaatatCTTGGAattacagatcttgatcacgtgacctgtcgatagcaaatgtgattcccatacatcttactagttttggaagcgttagcgatcatagaaagaCCTTTAGTTggagctatttaaaaaaaaggtttagaggttttttaaaagagcaaaaaTTGTATGCTACTGTGGCCACATTGGTCTGTGTTTTACTTTATCTATACAAAACTGTAGAAGCTTATTCACTTAACCACTAGAAACTATTTTCTTTGGCGTTATTATTTGGAGTCCAATCTGCAATGCAGAGATAAGTCGACGATCTTCAGTTTTATTTCGCGGTATTCATCGCGGACCGCAAGGaacgtaaattaaattattttaggaTGCAGTGTGGTGTCATTGCGAGCTGTTAATAGCTCtattctgttttaattttttattattcgacAGAGTGAGTTTCATTCGTCTCTATTTTTCCCTAGCGTCTCTCTATAGTGTTGTGACAACATGATATTGAGGCGATTTTGGGACTTACACTGTTGAGTTATAACTTAataatgaatagtttaaaaaactaaaaaacacgcttgatacccttAACCAGTCCGCCattttggggaggccgccatattggatttgtaatgatgtttcttagctagtcatgtattgtcatcagaactcagcgtgtgcaaaattccatcctaatcgaagaccgggaagtgggtcaaattatgattccaagatttttaATCCTAAAAAGATACTTACAAGTGAAGCGTGTTAATAACACATTGTTACAGATTAGTTCTACTGGTACaagtatagataggtatagcTAATTAATGTGAAAATGCGTTATGCCTTCACGTCGagactttttagtttttgaaataaaactacTTTATGCACGCTGGACTGGAGTAAGCTGACGAAAAAATGTAATCGGTTGAGCCGAATGGGCGTTGAGAGCGAGAGTTATACAAGTATTAACTCGGTAGTGTGGTCTGAAGTTAGGTTTGTCAaaattttttcagaaaaatatagtattattcagatttagctataaaaaatatagtttattaaatatcagtgttgaaaatatagtatttttgtgtactagctatttatttttcttcaataGTACGCAGACcggaaatatagtacaatactatttattatagtacggttgacAACCCTATCGGAAGTACACTcgttttttggagtttattagAGATTTTAAATATCGTATCCGCTGACACTGTGACCACGCACCGCCCGCTGATATTTAGGTCGCACGCTCGCGCAGCTTAGTTTTTTGCTTTATGATAAACTTCTTAATTACTGATTCGACGTCTTGTTGACACAGATTAATGGCTGCCCCGGATGCGGTCCGTCTGTCTGTATAGCGTCCGTACCTATATAAAGAGCCTCTGCCGAGTCTAGAGCATCCACTGTATCTACTATCTATGGGTAGGTAACCTGCTTAAGTGCTTTATATTGTGTGTATATTTGATTGTTGTGGACCAAGTGATATAAGACATTTTTCGTCATGCCCAGCAATGTAAACTTGATACAAATAACAAGGTGGCTTAGGACTTATGGTTAAGacgttaagtaa
This genomic interval from Bicyclus anynana chromosome 17, ilBicAnyn1.1, whole genome shotgun sequence contains the following:
- the LOC112046130 gene encoding uncharacterized protein LOC112046130, with translation MMNSLQNTVKYLRLVNLKTALTTLKECNNTTTKSKINVISKAKSLSFTPRSINFEINEQPNGVKRKQDPLTYVPIVNPRSILPLIDSNWRKDEIGLPPIQQEEKQAVRLIVIRRKKMKKHQRRKLWKRMRFRWARVKKNRRIKKEKIFQHELLSMVKQANEFSAEQYVSAKLQKANHTPLPTRWRHKRLPEFIIRQLLGIDKKINYKHTDVYKA